A window of the Acidimicrobiales bacterium genome harbors these coding sequences:
- a CDS encoding glycosyltransferase, with the protein MRDVVMVHERFTELGGSEKVVREFGEIWPDGTIFAPIADESVTDLLFPGRSVSVSPLQRLYRNDGRYAHLLPLLPAAVGSVDLSGAELVVVSHHAFGHRIKAPEGVPVLSYVHSPARWMWDPDLQELEMGSSASKWALTTFAASQRAADRRAAGRVTRMIANSTIVAERIQNYWGLEADVIHPPVDTDFYTPDHRVQREDFFLLAGRMVPYKRPQVAVAAAAAAGVPLVVAGHGRAMDACRAEAGPNVTFIGEVSDEDLRDLYRRCRALVFPGVEDFGIVPVEAQACGAPVIGVARGGLRDSIIHEVTGLLVPHQTDAAMQAAILADAISAYDDFQFDSSTIRFHAESFGRDVFRKAIETVASRLLS; encoded by the coding sequence GTCGTGCGCGAGTTCGGCGAGATCTGGCCCGACGGCACGATCTTCGCTCCGATCGCCGACGAGAGCGTGACCGACCTGCTGTTTCCCGGCAGGTCGGTGTCGGTCAGTCCACTGCAACGTCTGTATCGCAACGACGGCCGCTACGCCCACCTCCTCCCCTTGCTGCCTGCGGCGGTCGGGAGCGTCGACCTGTCCGGCGCCGAACTCGTCGTGGTCAGCCACCACGCCTTCGGCCACCGCATCAAGGCGCCCGAGGGTGTGCCGGTCCTCAGCTATGTCCACTCGCCGGCGCGCTGGATGTGGGATCCCGATCTGCAGGAGCTCGAGATGGGTTCGAGCGCATCCAAGTGGGCGCTCACCACGTTTGCGGCGTCACAACGTGCGGCCGACCGACGAGCCGCCGGTCGAGTCACCCGCATGATCGCCAACTCGACCATCGTCGCCGAGCGCATCCAGAACTACTGGGGTCTCGAGGCCGACGTCATCCATCCACCGGTCGACACCGACTTCTACACCCCCGACCATCGTGTCCAACGCGAGGACTTCTTCCTGCTCGCCGGGCGCATGGTGCCGTACAAGCGGCCACAGGTTGCCGTCGCTGCCGCGGCCGCAGCCGGGGTGCCGTTGGTGGTGGCCGGACACGGCAGAGCGATGGACGCCTGCCGGGCCGAAGCCGGACCGAACGTCACGTTCATCGGCGAGGTATCCGACGAAGACCTTCGCGATCTGTATCGCCGCTGCCGGGCGCTGGTGTTCCCGGGCGTCGAGGACTTTGGCATCGTGCCGGTCGAAGCCCAGGCATGCGGTGCGCCGGTGATCGGGGTGGCCCGAGGCGGGCTGCGGGATTCGATCATCCACGAGGTCACCGGACTCCTGGTGCCGCACCAGACCGACGCGGCCATGCAAGCGGCGATCCTCGCCGATGCGATCAGTGCCTACGACGACTTCCAGTTCGATTCGTCGACCATCCGATTCCACGCCGAGAGCTTCGGCCGAGATGTGTTCAGGAAGGCGATCGAGACCGTCGCATCTCGACTTCTGTCGTGA